A stretch of Acropora muricata isolate sample 2 chromosome 7, ASM3666990v1, whole genome shotgun sequence DNA encodes these proteins:
- the LOC136922740 gene encoding uncharacterized protein: MASAFADRCSELNHLFRDISSKFSSVEAAEVVKSSKRIYGEQFESLENEDLQSCLNLFLKLGYVSNGKLRLLTDFVASKSKNEGEIKKAIDNYIKFNPRQVDSEKQMQGRDNDITKISGRLKAGRPSVVNLHGSGGVGKTALAKEICEKWRGESYIFDLREAKDMRAVYLKVMNTFGLAVPVGYIDPSSVVEKIFEQAFMKSKGLPVLFLLDNADQFTLGLGKDSKNLKTVFLQFLGKLTRDHERRKTRELRILLTSRTSVKEASTVKDYELQPLKDTFSEKILLSNKTADINVEQLKKFSLACNGKPLLLHGLKAILKQGRKISSDLLNELEKYMQSRKEKEETPLRSKVDEDAKEKALDFEDEGVGSGEISVIHEMFNTLPSDSLKESAVSISLFCGPFSAATAAVILGISLPEAVAQLEGLETSAIISVENQEAKEVMYDIHPLLKKYAESIKNDEQFVESYSKARKQFSDHFMSQMKTIAGFVDANYVEAFTMFTSDDANYKFAIDIFLEPEFFSVSNEYHENILIVSLINAMLSSEKRKELFKSWGDSLCKVDTETGFLFHAHLKCWEAMLVRDHDGPKEALDVLQEAAHSLEKVQDKTATNFKLTQGLYSYTEGEIYYKTRDFKKALQSLNECLRLTEKLPEVNIQLARCYNAMGNCYYNGLEDYTKALEFYYKALKKIEEISGSSEYHYELPVSKNQIGTVYEGQGNYAKAIEYYKEAIRLSEKLKISGSLEEAHFQRNLANAYIQQDKFKEAVEPAERAFEIRKKHLGDHPDTVRSIFQRGVIQAFLKGPKKALELFKKAWEMEKSLQPGNHSVVWKLIIQHIVRFIRDGYQKKKFKKEALTFCQRMWKEEKEISTFSFNKSTKEIIDTLMGFLREGKRDESTIYEYEKEELWFYDGFQSSTEEDFCREFDAEADNSKLNVMICDRIKLIDKILDLCDRLDQHEMRTKYQRIKLTIYRKVLFRPNFVGKGENEKEMIKKAAEQLYRDLGEKERIAELSIISTLESEVKKEEEEKEGQSVSDEEEIVIGFEDETVEQLEEEEEVVSTFEGESEMASEDENEFLGDFSNTNHESIVLYSGEVIACCFLKQAGIHLIFPPGAVSESRILTVCKWNPRFRSPPLFENEAVVSDVIELSLDSPGGLDLDKSVTLVIPHCASDLKGYEVVIKCFSSGDEWKDVETADWRTKNDIKEDYDLSGYAPDFCFPVAACKITQWSTFAVVCRLKSHRHVVTSQESELVWPEFPLAKVTFPQNAVPQDESFEVTAQLQEVCQRPFRQKQILPGPILRITNSKVVDFLEPVVVQLPLTLSEPHRKDIDMSVARVRILFKESSSEKQEWIEITEKLETLPRFDGNVITFAVSHFSSFWAWVDWCSSIFPFGGHSCPALDKAVESATSNSNFAPKAAFFAVYVPRDTCLQHKTQLRLCCIPTSKRCELNDEEEKLGNILIGDGSSDIPMCSNEKAYVFLSEGIVTPLIPGRFQRLHVSLQEELVLKNLKVRVVNQGELTISFCRSEERDEGNMLCEMDVTLPPSTNDLDKTPVEFFGLPFDDAILLKAPLEGPYGILTACKELLNGIGQRRIYDRHKGSEDPKNFLMALSRLDPEHKESCFDTIVSTLEKGGEGPNSIRDHLMGAKKKIDARISDRVCDLVADRFQCGTSWRTLAGDLWPKIKGDEINAIEVDRGRCPKECCRAVLQKWSQKYTSSATYKELMRCLTNMGLANVNWIIMRELELVKLENIPLSER, translated from the exons ATGGCTTCCGCCTTTGCTGATCGCTGTAGTGAACTCAACCATCTCTTTAGAGACATCTCGAGCAAGTTTTCTTCCGTGGAAGCAGCGGAAGTTGTGAAATCATCCAAAAGGATTTATGGTGAACAATTTGAAAGTCTTGAAAACGAAGATTTGCAGTCATGTCTTAACCTTTTTTTAAAGCTTGGTTATGTATCGAATGGGAAACTTAGGCTCCTCACAGACTTTGTTGCATCAAAATCGAAAAACGAAGGAGAAATCAAGAAAGCAATtgataattatataaaatttaATCCGCGTCAAGTTGATTCGGAGAAACAGATGCAGGGAAGGGACAACGACATAACCAAGATCTCTGGTAGACTTAAAGCTGGCCGACCATCAGTTGTTAACTTACACGGCTCTGGAGGAGTTGGAAAAACAGCTCTTGCCAAAGAGATTTGTGAAAAATGGCGAGGAGAATCTTATATTTTCGATTTAAGAGAAGCCAAGGACATGAGAGCAGTATATCTAAAAGTCATGAACACGTTTGGCCTTGCTGTGCCTGTGGGCTACATTGACCCGAGTTCTGTTGTGGAGAAAATCTTCGAGCAAGCTTTCATGAAAAGCAAGGGTCTTCCTGTGCTATTTCTTCTTGACAACGCTGACCAGTTTACTCTGGGACTCGGAAAGGACAGCAAAAACTTAAAGACAGTTTTTTTGCAGTTCTTAGGAAAGCTCACAAGAGACCATGAAAGGAGGAAGACAAGAGAATTACGAATACTTTTGACATCAAGGACAAGTGTCAAAGAAGCAAGCACGGTAAAGGATTATGAACTGCAACCTCTAAAAGACACCTTTTCTGAAAAGATTCTGCTCTCCAACAAAACTGCTGACATCAATGTGGAACAATTGAAAAAGTTTAGTTTAGCCTGCAATGGAAAACCTCTCCTCCTGCATGGATTAAAAGCAATTTTAAAGCAGGGGAGGAAAATTTCCAGTGATCTCTTAAATGAACTTGAAAAATATATGCAGAGTCGTAAGGAGAAAGAAGAAACTCCTCTGAGGTCCAAAGTAGATGAAGATGCTAAGGAAAAAGCTTTGGATTTTGAGGATGAAGGAGTTGGTTCTGGTGAAATATCTGTCATTCATGAAATGTTTAATACACTGCCCTCTGATAGTCTGAAAGAATCAGCTGTATCAATCTCTTTGTTTTGTGGTCCATTTTCTGCTGCCACAGCTGCAGTGATACTTGGCATCAGCTTACCAGAAGCTGTAGCACAGCTTGAGGGTCTGGAAACTAGTGCCATCATTTCTGTTGAGAACCAAGAAGCAAAAGAGGTCATGTATGACATTCATCCTTTGTTGAAAAAGTATGCTGAGAGCATCAAGAATGATGAACAGTTTGTTGAATCATACAGTAAAGCAAGAAAGCAGTTTTCTGACCACTTTATGTCACAGATGAAAACAATTGCAGGATTTGTAGATGCTAATTATGTGGAAGCTTTTACCATGTTTACCAGTGATGATGCAAATTACAAGTTTGCAATAGACATTTTTTTGGAGCCAGAGTTTTTCAGTGTTTCTAATGAATATCATGAGAATATCTTGATTGTGTCGCTGATAAATGCCATGCTgtcaagtgaaaagagaaaagagcTTTTCAAATCGTGGGGCGACTCTTTGTGCAAAGTTGATACTGAGACAG GCTTTCTTTTTCATGCTCACTTAAAATGTTGGGAAGCTATGCTTGTCCGGGACCATGACGGACCCAAAGAGGCATTAGATGTGCTTCAAGAAGCAGCTCATTCGCTTGAAAAAGTCCAAGACAAAACAGCGACCAATTTCAAGCTAACCCAAGGCTTGTACTCGTACACCGAAGGGGAAATCTACTACAAAACTCGAGATTTCAAGAAAGCGCTGCAGAGTTTAAATGAATGTTTACGCCTCACTGAAAAGTTGCCTGAGGTTAATATCCAACTTGCCAGGTGCTATAACGCAATGGGAAACTGCTATTACAATGGCCTCGAAGATTACACCAAAGCCCTCGAGTTCTACTATAAGGCGCTCAAGAAGATAGAGGAAATATCCGGCAGCTCTGAGTATCATTACGAGTTGCCAGTTAGTAAAAATCAAATCGGTACTGTTTATGAGGGGCAAGGAAATTACGCTAAGGCTATTGAGTACTACAAAGAGGCTATCAGACTTTCAGAAAAACTTAAGATTTCAGGCAGTCTGGAAGAAGCGCACTTCCAGAGGAATCTTGCGAATGCTTATATTCAACAGGATAAATTCAAGGAAGCAGTGGAACCAGCCGAGAGGGCCTTTGAGATACGAAAAAAACATCTGGGGGATCACCCAGATACAGTGCGAAGCATTTTCCAACGAGGTGTCATTCAAGCATTTTTGAAAGGGCCTAAAAAAGCGTTGGAGTTGTTCAAGAAAGCTTGGGAAATGGAGAAGTCGCTCCAACCGGGGAATCATAGTGTGGTCTGGAAGCTGATTATTCAGCATATTGTGCGCTTCATTAGAGATGGCTATCAGAAGAAAAAGTTCAAGAAGGAGGCATTGACATTTTGCCAACGTATGTggaaagaagagaaagagatCTCCACTTTTAGCTTCAACAAATCCACCAAAGAGATCATTGATACTTTAATGGGGTTTCTTAGGGAAGGAAAGAGAGATGAAAGTACAATCTACGAGTATGAGAAAGAGGAGTTGTGGTTTTATGATGGATTCCAGAGTTCAACTGAAGAAGATTTTTGTAGAGAATTTGACGCGGAAGCTGACAATAGCAAACTGAATGTAATGATTTGTGATAGAATTAAGCTCATAGACAAGATACTTGACCTCTGCGATCGACTAGATCAGCACGAGATGCGAACAAAATATCAAAGAATCAAGTTGACCATTTACAGAAAAGTCCTTTTCAGGCCAAACTTTGTCGGTAAgggagaaaatgaaaaagaaatgattaAGAAAGCGGCGGAACAACTCTATAGAGATTTaggtgaaaaagaaagaattgcTGAATTGTCCATAATTTCGACACTAGAGAGTGAAGTtaagaaggaagaagaagaaaaagaaggtcAAAGTGTGTCAGACGaagaggaaattgtaattggtTTTGAAGATGAGACGGTGGAACaacttgaagaagaagaagaggttGTTTCAACATTCGAAGGGGAGAGCGAGATGGCATCTGAGGATGAAAACGAATTTCTGGGAGACTTCAGTAACACGAATCACGAAAGCATTGTTTTATACAG TGGTGAAGTTATAGCATGTTGCTTTCTCAAGCAAGCTGGCATACACTTGATTTTCCCTCCTGGCGCAGTATCTGAGAGTAGAATTTTGACTGTTTGCAAGTGGAATCCCCGTTTCCGTTCCCCGCCTCTGTTTGAAAATGAGGCTGTCGTCAGCGATGTCATCGAGCTGTCATTGGATAGTCCAGGGGGCCTAGATCTTGATAAATCGGTGACGTTAGTTATTCCGCACTGTGCTTCAGACCTTAAAGGATATGAAGTAGTAATTAAATGTTTTAGCAGTGGTGATGAGTGGAAGGACGTCGAAACAGCCGACTGGCGAACAAAGAATG ATATCAAGGAAGACTACGATCTTTCTGGTTATGCTCCCGACTTCTGTTTTCCGGTTGCTGCCTGCAAGATAACTCAGTGGTCAACATTCGCCGTCGTCTGTCGTCTAAAGTCCCACAGACACGTTGTCACGAGTCAGGAAAGCGAACTGGTTTGGCCTGAGTTTCCACTCGCCAAAGTGACGTTTCCACAAAATGCCGTTCCACAGGACGAGTCATTTGAAGTCACAGCCCAG CTGCAAGAGGTTTGCCAAAGGCCGTTTaggcaaaagcaaattttgccAGGACCGATCCTGCGAATAACAAACTCAAAAGTAGTGGATTTTCTAGAGCCAGTTGTGGTTCAACTTCCTTTGACACTGAGTGAACCTCACAGAAAAGACATCGATATGTCAGTAGCGCGTGTTCGTATCCTTTTTAAAGAATCGAGTTCTGAGAAACAGGAGTGGATTGAAATAACAGAGAAACTCGAGACACTTCCTCGGTTTGAcggaaatgtaataacttttgcTGTGAGCCACTTTTCAAG tttctggGCTTGGGTTGACTGGTGTTCCAGCATATTTCCATTTGGTGGGCACTCATGCCCTGCTCTTGATAAAGCTGTGGAATCAGCAACTTCTAACTCAAATTTTGCACCAAAGGCAGCATTTTTTGCAGTGTATGTGCCTAGAGACACTTGCTTGCAACATAAAACGCAGTTGCGACTTTGCTGCATTCCAACATCTAAAAGATGCGAACTGAATGATGAAGAGGAAAAGCTCGGAAACATCCTGATTGGCGATGGCAGTTCTGATATACCCATGTGTTCTAATGAGAAAGCGTACGTTTTCCTATCTGAAGGTATCGTTACTCCTTTAATACCAGGACGCTTTCAGAGGTTGCATGTCAG TCTTCAAGAAGAGCTAGTTCTGAAGAATCTCAAGGTTCGTGTTGTGAATCAAGGAGAATTAACAATATCATTCTGCAGAAGCGAAGAGCGAGATGAAGGTAACATGCTCTGTGAAATGGATGTCACGCTACCTCCTTCTACGAATGATCTTGAT AAAACACCAGTAGAGTTCTTTGGTTTGCCTTTTGATGATGCCATACTTCTTAAAGCTCCCCTTGAAGGTCCCTATGGCATCTTGACTGCGTGTAAAGAACTGTTAAATGGTATTGGTCAAAGACGTATTTACGATCGTCATAAAGGATCAGAAGATCCAAAGAATTTCCTAATGGCACTTTCAAGGCTAGACCCGGAACATAAAGAAAGTTGCTTCGACACGATTGTCAGTACGTTAGAAAAAGGCGGCGAAGGCCCAAATAGCATCAGAGATCATCTCATGGGAG CTAAAAAGAAGATCGATGCGCGAATCAGCGACCGGGTGTGTGATTTGGTTGCTGACAGATTTCAATGTGGAACCTCTTGGAGAACCCTGGCAGGAGATCTCTGGCCCAAGATTAAAGGTGATGAAATCAACGCTATAGAAGTGGATAGAGGACGGTGTCCAAAGGAATGTTGTCGAGCTGTGCTCCAAAAGTGGTCTCAGAAATACACAAGTAGTGCCACATACAAAGAGCTCATGAGGTGTCTGACAAATATGGGTTTAGCTAATGTGAATTGGATAATAATGAGAGAACTTGAGCTTGTGAAACTGGAAAACATTCCCTTGTCAGAGAGATAG